One Bacteroidota bacterium genomic region harbors:
- a CDS encoding T9SS type A sorting domain-containing protein, which translates to MKIFKASLLFLSLILTTLFIIPSQAQPLRQWVAHYNGPANSTDVVTSIVVDDSGSIIITGWSNGVGTGADITTIKYNSDGITQWIQRYNGSGAGEDKPVKVVVDSAENVYVSGWSDGTGLDIVTIKYNKAGLQQWAVKYIGSGEDKPASVQVDDSMNVYVTGSTVGSGTGIDIITLKYNSAGSLVWSKTYNGPGNGNDYPVYLKLEEYNYCYVGGVARGADNDYLVIKYNSRTGDTVWTRLFKRTAAADDFMRAMVWRDADELYLTGTTNVGTGNDILTMRVNGITGDTVWTKVYNGTASGDDTPFGIALHSNSRVYITGRSVTFGSYYDIITLRYDQSDGDLIFESHFNGPANDEDVGYSILGGGSPHIVGSSFGLNSGRDIIFLELQADGDINWQLRYNGLMSNDDVGLVLAEYRGAYYVSGTTTSKKGPPDFITIKYVKEDSMKYRTITQNDLLLKGVSLKPYNSTGNFGNLRDSAFARAFPKIKKGYAGAPGGLVLGIARPDSPNICGWMRFKAGKDLMKFAPHIDNPRGFDVAKGVPFFKELKSPKLIDHNNKLAGELATLKVNIGASDAEITPIGFGDLIFRNNDTSYRYNGYTIRQIALIVDNLVSYYRNYSGIDWARLDTMLTKINGAFSGPFAQVSQSPFMASGTALLDTIPFLQKNPLAIQMRLEFKPEMLEEMPYKFELHQNYPNPFNPTTNISFSIPEAGVVTLRVYDLLGREVAELLNGEELDEGEHTIEFIANGFASGVYFYRLAVDNKFQEIKKMLLMK; encoded by the coding sequence ATGAAAATTTTTAAAGCCTCTTTACTTTTCCTCTCTCTTATCTTAACAACATTATTTATTATCCCTTCTCAAGCCCAACCTCTTCGTCAGTGGGTGGCTCATTATAATGGACCAGCAAACTCGACAGATGTTGTTACATCAATCGTAGTTGATGACTCGGGCAGCATTATAATAACCGGATGGAGTAATGGTGTCGGAACTGGAGCTGATATTACAACAATAAAATATAACTCAGATGGTATTACGCAGTGGATACAGCGATACAACGGCTCAGGTGCCGGTGAAGATAAACCTGTAAAAGTTGTTGTTGACAGCGCCGAGAATGTTTATGTATCAGGTTGGAGCGATGGAACTGGTTTGGACATTGTTACTATTAAGTACAATAAAGCGGGGCTACAGCAATGGGCAGTAAAGTATATCGGAAGCGGAGAGGATAAACCAGCTTCAGTTCAGGTGGATGATTCGATGAATGTTTACGTTACCGGTTCTACTGTTGGGTCAGGTACGGGCATCGATATCATTACTTTAAAATATAACAGCGCGGGTAGTTTGGTTTGGTCGAAGACTTATAACGGTCCGGGTAATGGTAACGATTATCCTGTTTATTTAAAATTGGAGGAATACAATTATTGTTATGTCGGTGGTGTCGCCAGAGGTGCCGACAATGACTATTTGGTAATAAAATATAATTCAAGGACAGGCGATACAGTATGGACACGATTGTTTAAGCGAACAGCCGCTGCTGATGATTTTATGCGAGCAATGGTTTGGAGAGATGCTGATGAATTGTATTTAACCGGCACAACTAACGTAGGCACAGGCAACGATATTCTAACAATGAGAGTAAACGGTATTACTGGAGATACGGTTTGGACAAAAGTTTATAACGGAACAGCTTCGGGTGATGATACACCTTTCGGTATTGCTCTGCACAGTAATTCGCGTGTTTACATAACCGGTCGTTCGGTTACTTTCGGTTCTTACTATGATATCATTACTCTTCGATATGACCAGAGCGATGGGGATTTAATTTTTGAATCGCATTTTAATGGTCCTGCAAATGATGAGGATGTCGGTTATTCTATTTTGGGAGGCGGTTCTCCGCACATTGTTGGCTCAAGTTTTGGACTAAATTCAGGAAGAGACATAATATTTCTTGAACTGCAAGCCGATGGCGATATTAACTGGCAATTAAGGTACAACGGCTTGATGAGCAATGATGATGTGGGACTTGTTTTAGCTGAATACAGAGGTGCCTATTATGTTTCGGGTACAACAACAAGTAAAAAAGGACCTCCCGATTTCATAACTATAAAGTATGTAAAAGAAGATTCGATGAAATATCGGACAATTACACAAAACGATCTTTTATTAAAAGGAGTAAGTTTAAAACCTTACAACTCAACGGGCAACTTTGGTAACCTACGCGACTCGGCATTTGCGAGAGCATTCCCAAAAATTAAGAAAGGATACGCGGGCGCGCCGGGCGGCTTGGTACTTGGCATAGCTCGACCCGATAGTCCTAATATCTGCGGATGGATGCGTTTTAAAGCCGGGAAGGATTTGATGAAATTCGCGCCTCACATCGATAATCCTCGCGGATTCGATGTTGCGAAGGGCGTACCCTTCTTTAAAGAATTAAAAAGCCCAAAACTAATAGACCACAACAATAAGTTAGCTGGCGAGTTAGCAACACTCAAGGTTAATATCGGAGCGAGTGATGCTGAAATCACTCCTATCGGTTTTGGAGATTTGATATTTAGAAACAACGACACAAGTTATCGTTATAATGGATATACAATCCGACAAATAGCATTAATTGTTGATAACCTTGTATCATATTACAGGAACTACAGCGGCATCGATTGGGCTCGGCTCGATACAATGTTAACAAAGATTAACGGAGCTTTTTCGGGACCTTTTGCTCAAGTAAGTCAATCGCCATTTATGGCTTCGGGTACTGCACTGTTAGATACTATTCCTTTCTTACAAAAAAATCCTTTAGCAATTCAGATGCGCTTAGAGTTTAAACCTGAGATGCTGGAAGAAATGCCTTACAAGTTTGAATTGCATCAAAATTATCCCAACCCATTCAATCCAACGACAAACATTTCCTTCTCGATACCAGAGGCAGGTGTAGTTACGTTGAGAGTGTACGATTTATTAGGACGTGAGGTTGCAGAGCTATTGAACGGTGAAGAATTAGATGAAGGCGAACATACAATCGAGTTCATCGCAAATGGCTTTGCTTCAGGAGTGTATTTCTATCGTCTCGCTGTCGATAATAAATTTCAAGAAATCAAAAAGATGTTGCTGATGAAATAA
- a CDS encoding NFACT RNA binding domain-containing protein has translation MLNHFITLQSLADEFNGALKNATVLELFSQQKNELQISLLANTNLKTLSVSITPQMNFIFMREQIARAKRNSISLFTELNNQTINSITGHLFDRIININFSNEMKMLFHLFGTTSANIFLINENKEIINTFKHSKDFVGKSYENLLKSKEDDFANLIADFETFKNKMLEDGNKTTFSAVKGAYKFLGSTLTREALHRAKLEEKVHAGELTHDDLKTIYQQLINLFTEVSKPFPTIYSSNNIPRVFSMIKLEHLTGSTAENYSSVNEAVRVFIAKSFKASNIDFDKKEFLIKIRNELDKLVRTEKAIKNEVLEASRADEYDHIAKVIMTNLQHLTKGTKDIDVEDVFHNDKLMRITLDPKLTPAKNAERYFDKSRKARIACEAVKTRLVDVTKNIALLEKLLLHLDNCQTKEQFAEFKEEYDADLKRMHLISEKEKAALPPFRIFKVAGNFEVLVGKSAANNDLLTMKYAKPNDLWFHARGAGGSHVVLKVGNTKIKPEKEAVKQAASIAAYYSKMRNAGNVPVAYCERKYVRKPKKSNEGTVVLEREKVIFVEPELPEEKT, from the coding sequence ATGTTGAATCATTTTATTACACTTCAAAGTCTTGCGGATGAATTTAATGGGGCACTCAAAAATGCCACAGTTCTTGAATTATTTTCACAACAAAAAAATGAATTACAAATTTCGTTACTTGCAAACACCAATCTTAAAACTTTATCTGTCTCTATTACTCCGCAGATGAATTTTATTTTTATGCGAGAACAAATCGCAAGGGCAAAACGGAATTCAATCTCTTTATTTACTGAATTAAATAACCAAACAATCAATAGTATCACCGGACATCTTTTTGACAGAATAATAAATATTAATTTTTCGAATGAGATGAAAATGCTGTTTCATCTTTTTGGAACAACATCGGCGAACATATTTTTAATCAACGAGAACAAAGAAATAATCAATACCTTTAAACACAGTAAAGATTTTGTTGGAAAATCGTACGAAAATTTGTTGAAATCAAAAGAAGATGACTTTGCCAACTTGATAGCCGATTTTGAAACATTTAAGAATAAAATGCTGGAGGATGGAAACAAGACAACTTTCAGTGCAGTAAAGGGCGCTTATAAGTTTCTTGGTTCAACCCTTACACGTGAAGCTTTGCATCGTGCAAAACTTGAAGAGAAAGTTCATGCTGGTGAATTAACTCACGATGATTTAAAAACCATATACCAACAATTAATTAATTTATTTACAGAAGTAAGTAAGCCTTTCCCGACAATTTATTCCAGCAACAATATTCCACGTGTATTTTCGATGATAAAGTTAGAGCATTTAACCGGCTCGACAGCCGAGAATTATTCAAGTGTAAATGAGGCGGTAAGAGTTTTCATTGCGAAATCGTTTAAGGCGAGTAATATTGATTTTGACAAAAAAGAATTCTTAATAAAAATTAGAAATGAACTTGATAAGTTAGTACGCACAGAAAAAGCAATAAAAAATGAAGTATTGGAGGCAAGTCGTGCTGATGAATATGACCATATCGCAAAAGTCATAATGACAAATTTACAACATCTAACAAAAGGGACTAAGGATATTGATGTGGAGGATGTATTTCACAATGATAAACTAATGCGTATAACCTTGGATCCCAAATTAACTCCGGCAAAAAATGCTGAGCGGTATTTCGATAAATCCAGAAAAGCTCGAATTGCATGCGAGGCGGTAAAAACTCGGCTGGTAGATGTTACAAAAAATATTGCACTCCTCGAGAAACTGCTTTTGCATTTAGATAACTGTCAAACAAAAGAACAGTTTGCTGAATTTAAGGAAGAGTATGATGCCGACTTAAAACGAATGCACTTAATATCTGAAAAAGAAAAGGCGGCACTACCTCCGTTCCGAATTTTTAAAGTGGCAGGCAATTTTGAAGTATTGGTAGGCAAGAGCGCTGCTAATAACGACTTGCTGACAATGAAATATGCCAAACCGAACGACCTTTGGTTCCATGCCCGAGGTGCGGGTGGGTCGCACGTTGTGTTAAAAGTAGGTAACACGAAAATAAAACCGGAGAAAGAAGCAGTAAAACAAGCGGCAAGTATTGCAGCTTATTATAGCAAGATGCGAAATGCCGGCAATGTACCGGTTGCATATTGCGAGCGAAAATATGTTCGCAAACCTAAAAAAAGTAACGAAGGCACTGTAGTACTCGAACGCGAAAAAGTAATTTTTGTTGAACCTGAATTACCTGAAGAAAAAACATAA
- a CDS encoding YicC/YloC family endoribonuclease translates to MISSMTGYGRGDAAQKGITATAELRSVNNRFLELTIRLPKNLSHRENDLKEIIQSKIDRGKINLSVNIETPADQQAPMMINKDAARTSYKILNELKKSVNIKEDITIDHLLKFSEIIRPEDKENIGEVEWVLCEKAVRKALGNLLKMRIDEGSELQKDLSRRIKLIDKKIDIIEKLSKQRIPFERARLRERVDKLVEAKDRIDDKRLELEIILLSEKLDITEECVRLRSHQKYFLESMNGKEPSGRKLNFLVQEIHREVNTIGSKANDAIISRHIIEIKEELEKIREQIQNIE, encoded by the coding sequence ATGATTTCGAGCATGACGGGCTACGGCAGAGGCGACGCTGCACAAAAAGGTATTACTGCAACGGCAGAACTTCGCAGCGTGAATAACCGGTTCTTAGAACTAACTATACGGCTTCCAAAAAATTTATCGCATCGCGAAAACGATCTAAAAGAAATAATACAATCTAAGATTGACCGCGGTAAAATTAATTTGTCTGTAAATATCGAAACACCTGCCGATCAACAGGCACCTATGATGATTAATAAAGATGCTGCCCGGACGAGTTATAAAATACTTAATGAACTAAAAAAGTCGGTTAATATTAAAGAAGACATTACAATCGATCATCTGTTAAAGTTTTCCGAAATCATACGACCCGAAGATAAAGAAAACATAGGTGAAGTTGAATGGGTGTTGTGCGAAAAAGCGGTTAGAAAAGCTTTAGGCAATCTTCTGAAGATGCGCATTGATGAAGGCAGCGAATTACAAAAAGATTTATCCCGTCGAATAAAATTGATTGATAAAAAGATAGATATAATTGAGAAGCTCTCGAAACAACGCATCCCGTTCGAGCGAGCAAGGCTGCGCGAACGAGTTGATAAATTAGTTGAAGCAAAAGACCGTATCGATGATAAACGCTTGGAACTCGAAATAATATTATTATCTGAAAAATTGGATATAACAGAAGAGTGTGTGCGACTCCGAAGTCATCAAAAATATTTTCTCGAATCGATGAATGGTAAAGAACCATCAGGAAGAAAATTAAATTTCCTGGTGCAGGAAATTCATCGCGAAGTAAATACGATAGGTTCCAAAGCAAACGATGCAATAATCTCGCGGCACATTATTGAAATAAAAGAAGAGCTCGAAAAAATAAGAGAACAAATTCAAAATATAGAATAA
- the gmk gene encoding guanylate kinase: MSNPKLIVVSAPSGCGKTTIVKEILKNHPEFHFSVSATTRAKRNNETDGKDYYFITNEEFQKHIENDTLIEWQKIYDYHYGTLVSEVDKSFACGKSVVFDIDVLGALSIKKKYSEDSMLIFIDVPDMDILKERLKNRKTESPATLKKRIDRVEMEMKQKTLFDYIVINDQLQQAVDEVEKIISNKL, from the coding sequence ATGAGTAACCCGAAACTGATTGTCGTCTCCGCACCCAGTGGATGCGGCAAAACAACAATTGTGAAAGAAATTTTGAAAAATCATCCTGAATTTCATTTCTCGGTGTCGGCAACCACCCGTGCGAAACGAAATAATGAAACAGACGGCAAAGATTACTACTTTATAACTAACGAAGAATTTCAAAAGCATATCGAAAATGATACGCTCATCGAGTGGCAAAAAATTTATGACTATCATTACGGCACGCTTGTATCCGAAGTTGATAAATCTTTTGCCTGCGGTAAATCGGTTGTATTTGATATAGATGTATTAGGTGCTTTATCTATAAAAAAGAAATATTCTGAAGATTCGATGCTGATTTTTATTGATGTCCCGGATATGGATATTTTAAAAGAGAGGCTGAAAAACAGGAAAACAGAAAGCCCTGCAACTCTAAAAAAACGAATCGACCGAGTCGAAATGGAAATGAAACAAAAAACATTGTTTGATTATATTGTAATAAACGACCAGCTCCAACAAGCTGTCGATGAAGTTGAAAAAATAATAAGCAATAAACTTTAA
- a CDS encoding DNA-directed RNA polymerase subunit omega, whose product MPIKSISLEALESKVDNIYEAIVVLSKRAQQINEEIKIEFNQRLEIVQSKLMSEDSDEPETMETVTNPEQVVIAREFEKRPKPTQVAIKELLDSKLDYKYKSESNS is encoded by the coding sequence ATGCCAATAAAATCTATAAGTCTTGAAGCTCTGGAATCAAAAGTTGATAACATCTACGAGGCAATCGTGGTGTTATCGAAACGCGCTCAGCAGATTAATGAAGAAATAAAGATTGAATTCAACCAGCGGCTAGAGATTGTTCAATCGAAATTAATGAGCGAAGATTCGGATGAACCTGAAACTATGGAAACGGTAACTAATCCGGAACAGGTTGTCATAGCACGCGAATTCGAAAAGCGACCGAAACCAACACAAGTAGCTATCAAAGAATTACTCGATTCAAAATTGGACTACAAATATAAAAGCGAAAGCAACAGCTAA
- the coaBC gene encoding bifunctional phosphopantothenoylcysteine decarboxylase/phosphopantothenate--cysteine ligase CoaBC: protein MLRGKKILIGITGGIAAYKIPLLVREFKKQGAAVKIVMTKAATEFINPNTLAALSENEIVTDTFPDSSLSVVKSETWHIHLGTWADILLIAPATANTIAKIAYGIADNPVTIMALSIRCPVAISPAMDTYMWENPATQENLSKLRQRGYRIINPEVGELASGLTGKGRLPEIKKLATSIQNIFDKTHQDFSGKKILVTAGPTYEPIDPIRYIGNRSSGKMGFAIARCAAERGAKVTLITGPSNLETPNFVEKIEIETAEEMYNQCIKHSSKSDVVIMAAAVADFKPEITANRKIKKEDTVSNNLTLKLTKTKDILETLGKKKIKHQVLVGFALETDNEIENAVKKLKLKNLDFIVMNNPLKKGAKIGGNTNVVSFLHKNGTKEIFNKMQKDDVANQILNRISKLIRS from the coding sequence ATGTTACGCGGTAAAAAAATATTGATCGGAATTACAGGCGGAATTGCCGCTTACAAAATTCCACTGCTAGTCCGCGAATTTAAAAAACAGGGTGCTGCTGTAAAAATCGTGATGACAAAGGCCGCTACCGAATTTATTAACCCGAACACGCTTGCGGCTCTTTCAGAAAATGAAATTGTTACCGATACTTTTCCTGATTCGTCGCTTTCTGTTGTTAAATCCGAAACCTGGCACATACACCTCGGAACTTGGGCTGATATTTTGTTGATAGCTCCTGCAACCGCAAATACCATAGCAAAAATCGCTTATGGAATTGCTGATAATCCGGTTACTATTATGGCGCTTTCGATTCGCTGTCCGGTTGCCATTTCCCCTGCAATGGATACCTATATGTGGGAAAACCCGGCGACGCAAGAAAATTTATCAAAACTCCGGCAACGCGGTTATCGGATAATTAATCCTGAAGTCGGCGAACTCGCCAGCGGTTTAACAGGAAAAGGTCGTTTACCTGAAATAAAAAAATTAGCAACTTCTATACAAAATATTTTTGACAAGACACATCAAGATTTTTCCGGTAAAAAAATACTCGTTACTGCCGGACCGACTTATGAACCAATCGATCCGATTAGATACATCGGAAACAGATCCTCCGGTAAAATGGGCTTTGCGATTGCCCGATGTGCTGCTGAACGCGGTGCCAAAGTTACCCTGATAACAGGACCCTCGAATCTGGAAACACCTAATTTTGTAGAGAAGATTGAGATTGAAACTGCTGAAGAAATGTATAACCAATGTATCAAACATTCCTCTAAATCCGATGTTGTAATAATGGCGGCAGCCGTTGCCGATTTCAAACCGGAGATTACAGCGAACCGCAAAATTAAAAAAGAAGATACTGTCAGCAATAATCTCACGCTGAAACTTACAAAGACAAAAGATATTTTAGAAACGTTAGGAAAGAAGAAAATAAAACATCAAGTGCTTGTCGGTTTTGCATTGGAAACTGATAACGAAATTGAAAATGCAGTAAAAAAACTAAAACTTAAAAATCTCGATTTTATTGTAATGAACAACCCATTAAAAAAAGGGGCAAAAATCGGCGGCAACACAAACGTCGTATCTTTCCTCCATAAAAATGGAACGAAAGAAATCTTTAATAAAATGCAGAAAGACGATGTTGCGAATCAAATACTTAATCGTATTTCTAAATTAATCAGAAGTTAA
- a CDS encoding uracil-DNA glycosylase — protein MSDIRKDFKDILNSAESYLMQQEQLCGDIIYKTTASKIEKTSAPFAEYQRVNSLDEFNAQISSCKKCSLGNSRKNFVFGVGNPNAKVMFVGEAPGADEDAQGEPFVGRAGQLLNKILEAVQLKREDVYICNILKCRPPDNRDPMLKEMELCTPYLSKQIELIKPKFIICLGRIAAQWLLQTSDSLTAMRQKVYNYQGAKLIVTYHPAALLRNPNWKRPTWEDMQLFQKLCNEQM, from the coding sequence ATGAGTGATATTCGAAAAGATTTTAAAGATATCCTGAATAGTGCAGAAAGCTACTTAATGCAACAGGAACAGTTATGTGGCGATATTATTTATAAAACAACAGCATCAAAAATTGAAAAAACTTCTGCGCCTTTTGCAGAATATCAACGCGTAAATAGTTTAGATGAATTTAACGCGCAGATATCTTCTTGCAAGAAATGTTCTTTAGGCAATTCACGTAAAAATTTTGTATTTGGAGTTGGCAATCCTAATGCAAAAGTAATGTTTGTAGGAGAAGCTCCGGGCGCTGATGAAGATGCTCAGGGTGAACCTTTCGTCGGACGCGCAGGACAGTTACTAAATAAAATTTTAGAAGCAGTTCAACTCAAACGTGAAGATGTATATATATGCAACATTCTGAAATGTCGCCCACCCGATAACCGCGACCCGATGTTAAAAGAAATGGAACTCTGCACCCCATATCTTTCTAAACAAATCGAATTAATAAAACCGAAATTTATTATTTGCTTGGGTCGAATTGCGGCTCAATGGTTGCTACAAACAAGCGACAGTTTAACAGCGATGCGGCAAAAAGTTTATAATTACCAGGGGGCTAAATTAATTGTAACGTACCACCCTGCAGCGTTGCTGCGTAATCCAAATTGGAAGCGACCGACTTGGGAAGATATGCAATTATTCCAAAAACTTTGTAACGAACAAATGTAA
- the dnaB gene encoding replicative DNA helicase has translation MSEKKRSKKYTDSINIRDQHEGRVPPQAVEIEAQVLGSALIEKEAVPKIIEILQPEMFYKPAHQKIFQGIIALFERNEPVDAVTLSEELRRRGTLEEIGGSIYLTELTMQVNSAANVEFHAHIILEKALMRNLITTSAEIANRAYSDSEDAIDLLDSAETKIFQISEYRLKKSATPIKRALNETLEILEKIHGKHGGITGVPTGFTDLDNATGGFQNSDLIIIAGRPSQGKTAFALSLARNAALHTVKPTAIVIFSIEMAEQQLVTRLISSEARINAHALRTGRLPDEKWQRLGMVVGRLAEAKIFIDDSPSLSILEIRAKARRLKAEHNIGMIIIDYLQLVHPPKSMDSREREISMISRSLKALAKEINIPVIALSQLNRGLETRSGDKRPVLADLRESGAIEQDADVVIFVHRPETYKINEVDDAHGNKISTERLAELIIGKQRNGPTDIIRLTFQKEYAGFENRASDTLEELVVSSASGSDLPF, from the coding sequence ATGTCTGAAAAGAAAAGAAGTAAAAAATATACAGACTCAATAAATATTAGAGACCAACATGAAGGACGCGTGCCGCCTCAGGCGGTAGAAATCGAGGCTCAGGTTTTAGGGTCGGCTTTAATTGAAAAAGAAGCTGTCCCAAAAATTATTGAGATTTTGCAGCCGGAGATGTTTTACAAACCTGCGCATCAAAAAATTTTTCAGGGTATTATTGCCCTTTTCGAACGCAACGAGCCTGTTGATGCTGTAACTTTAAGTGAAGAATTAAGGCGACGCGGCACATTAGAAGAAATCGGCGGTTCCATATATTTAACAGAATTAACGATGCAAGTAAACAGTGCTGCTAATGTAGAATTCCATGCCCACATTATTCTTGAAAAAGCTTTGATGCGCAATCTCATTACAACTTCAGCCGAAATAGCCAATAGAGCTTACAGCGATTCGGAAGATGCTATCGATTTACTCGATTCTGCTGAAACAAAAATATTTCAGATTTCTGAATATAGGTTGAAGAAAAGTGCGACACCTATAAAACGGGCGCTAAACGAAACCCTCGAAATTTTAGAAAAAATCCACGGTAAGCACGGAGGCATCACCGGTGTTCCTACCGGATTTACAGATTTAGATAACGCAACCGGCGGATTTCAAAATTCCGATTTAATAATTATTGCCGGACGCCCAAGTCAGGGTAAAACAGCTTTTGCACTTTCATTGGCAAGAAACGCTGCGCTCCACACCGTGAAACCTACAGCGATAGTAATTTTTAGTATTGAAATGGCTGAGCAGCAATTAGTTACCCGCTTGATTTCTTCGGAAGCAAGGATAAACGCTCATGCACTTCGTACGGGCAGATTACCAGACGAGAAGTGGCAACGTTTAGGAATGGTTGTTGGACGCCTCGCAGAAGCGAAAATATTTATAGACGATTCACCATCGCTTTCGATTTTAGAAATCCGCGCAAAAGCACGACGCTTAAAAGCCGAGCATAATATCGGAATGATTATTATCGACTATTTACAACTCGTTCATCCGCCTAAAAGTATGGACAGCCGCGAACGGGAAATCTCGATGATTTCACGGTCGTTGAAAGCTTTAGCAAAAGAAATAAATATTCCTGTTATCGCATTATCTCAATTGAACCGCGGACTTGAAACACGCAGCGGCGACAAACGTCCTGTACTTGCCGACCTCCGTGAGTCGGGTGCTATCGAACAAGATGCCGACGTTGTTATATTCGTTCACCGTCCCGAAACTTATAAGATTAACGAGGTCGATGACGCACACGGAAATAAAATTTCAACCGAAAGACTCGCCGAACTTATTATCGGTAAACAACGGAACGGTCCCACAGACATAATACGACTAACATTTCAAAAAGAATACGCCGGTTTCGAAAACCGGGCATCAGATACTCTCGAAGAATTAGTAGTTTCTTCTGCATCCGGATCAGATTTGCCTTTTTAA